One segment of Caldanaerobius polysaccharolyticus DSM 13641 DNA contains the following:
- a CDS encoding polyprenyl synthetase family protein: MPLTQNKVDAKNYAIDDPPVIKEALKMVENRLLNIADECDDLIKIAIKEFLISGKKIRPKLIFLTGACFSTINSHMIEAATAAELIHTASLIHDDVIDKSEYRRNLPTINKVSGNHVAVLAGDFLFAKAFEILTKNRLYKIMEYMVTAIQDMCSGEIIQAHQLFTAKVSEENYFERINKKTASLLSACCKAGAQSADASNADIEKMGLYGTFIGCAFQVIDDLLDVIGEEKVVGKPLVHDVEQGNLTLPFIYMLQDPSLKDKYMAELKDANIKKDVKFELIRELKQSGALAKAYKKAECYVQYAKESLAGIPDSVYKKSLLDLSDRVLIRAY, translated from the coding sequence ATGCCTTTAACCCAAAATAAAGTTGACGCGAAAAACTACGCTATAGATGATCCACCCGTAATAAAAGAAGCCCTTAAAATGGTAGAAAATAGGTTGTTAAATATTGCCGATGAATGCGATGACCTCATTAAAATCGCTATAAAAGAGTTTTTAATATCAGGCAAAAAGATAAGGCCTAAGTTGATATTTCTCACCGGCGCGTGTTTTTCGACGATAAACAGCCATATGATTGAAGCTGCGACAGCAGCAGAACTGATACATACGGCTTCTCTAATACACGATGATGTCATAGATAAGTCTGAGTACAGGCGAAACTTACCTACGATCAACAAAGTGTCAGGCAATCACGTAGCTGTATTAGCAGGGGACTTTTTATTTGCCAAAGCCTTTGAAATCCTGACAAAAAATAGACTTTACAAAATCATGGAATACATGGTAACTGCTATACAAGATATGTGCAGTGGAGAAATAATACAGGCCCACCAGCTTTTCACCGCTAAAGTTTCAGAAGAGAATTATTTCGAGCGGATAAATAAAAAAACCGCGTCGCTTCTATCCGCCTGTTGCAAAGCAGGAGCCCAGAGCGCAGATGCTTCAAATGCAGATATAGAAAAGATGGGTCTATACGGTACCTTTATAGGATGTGCTTTTCAGGTAATAGATGACTTACTGGACGTAATAGGCGAAGAAAAAGTCGTAGGCAAACCCCTCGTACACGATGTAGAACAAGGCAATTTAACATTGCCTTTTATCTACATGCTACAAGACCCTTCCTTAAAGGATAAGTACATGGCTGAATTAAAGGACGCAAATATCAAAAAGGACGTCAAATTTGAACTGATAAGAGAATTAAAGCAGTCAGGAGCTCTGGCAAAAGCGTACAAAAAAGCTGAATGTTATGTTCAATACGCTAAAGAATCCTTAGCAGGAATTCCTGACTCGGTTTATAAAAAAAGCCTGCTGGATTTATCCGATAGGGTGCTTATCAGGGCTTACTGA
- the sspI gene encoding small acid-soluble spore protein SspI codes for MDIVEAVMNNLKGKTKDELRNIIDDAVSSKDESTIPGLGVVFSATWKHMSEVEKNQVMDYVDRGLKAT; via the coding sequence GTGGATATAGTAGAGGCTGTGATGAATAATTTGAAAGGAAAAACCAAGGATGAATTGAGAAACATAATCGACGATGCCGTATCTAGCAAAGATGAGAGCACAATACCAGGCCTCGGCGTGGTATTTAGTGCCACGTGGAAACACATGAGTGAAGTGGAAAAAAATCAGGTAATGGATTATGTGGATAGGGGATTAAAGGCTACATAA
- a CDS encoding ThuA domain-containing protein translates to MRVLVLCGDYWHPASVVKDGLAPLRDDFQFEFVESMADWTPEKMDQFPVVILSKSNNISSTDKEQWTTNEAQQAFDSYVRNGGGLLSIHSGTAGYKNASVFRPLLGGAFSHHPQQCPVTVEAKGQYPITQEFVSFTITDEHYFIELDDPDAHLFLTSSSQHGTQPAGWARIHGNGRVCVLTPGHNLDVWLHHGFQTLVRNSLMWCAGKL, encoded by the coding sequence ATGCGCGTGTTGGTTCTCTGCGGCGATTACTGGCATCCAGCAAGCGTAGTTAAAGACGGCCTTGCACCGTTACGCGACGATTTTCAATTCGAATTTGTAGAAAGTATGGCTGACTGGACACCGGAAAAAATGGATCAATTTCCAGTAGTGATACTCAGTAAGTCCAATAATATCTCATCGACAGATAAGGAACAATGGACAACAAATGAAGCTCAACAGGCGTTCGACAGCTATGTGCGTAATGGTGGCGGACTTTTGTCCATCCACTCAGGTACCGCAGGCTATAAAAACGCAAGCGTGTTTCGACCCCTGCTTGGTGGAGCTTTCTCCCACCATCCACAGCAGTGTCCGGTTACAGTGGAAGCAAAGGGACAATATCCGATAACCCAGGAGTTTGTTTCTTTTACCATCACCGATGAACACTATTTTATAGAGCTGGATGACCCAGATGCACATCTCTTCCTAACCTCCTCATCCCAGCACGGAACACAGCCGGCTGGTTGGGCTCGTATCCACGGCAACGGAAGAGTATGCGTGCTTACACCAGGGCATAACCTGGATGTATGGCTACATCATGGATTTCAGACTTTAGTGCGCAATTCTTTGATGTGGTGCGCTGGAAAACTTTAA
- a CDS encoding GNAT family N-acetyltransferase, which translates to MIRALSKNDIDALMNLLRYEKELNIFIIGDILNYGFDSPLIDLWGEFDQHNNITAVLLRYSDSLLFYSRSEYNIEGFCNIIKSLKCKGLAGEKSIIETFSRKIPFKQKREMWFCKLDNSVDVEQYALTKEQYQKIKIISRDNLDFEKIKQLIDLYQSIEEFSNAANIEVLKQDVMSGSSRIYYLEEDGMIVSSARTGAEVSDIAMVLGVGTLKGYRNNGYATLCIKRLCYDLLKEGKSLCLFYDNPAAGKIYKKLGFKEVGKWLMMTI; encoded by the coding sequence ATGATAAGAGCTTTAAGCAAAAATGATATTGATGCTTTGATGAATTTGCTTAGATATGAAAAAGAGCTCAACATTTTTATTATTGGTGATATTTTAAACTATGGATTTGATTCACCGCTTATAGACCTTTGGGGTGAATTCGACCAACATAATAATATTACTGCAGTTCTTCTCAGGTATAGCGATAGCCTGTTATTTTATTCGCGATCCGAATATAATATAGAAGGATTTTGCAATATAATTAAGAGCTTAAAGTGTAAGGGGCTAGCAGGTGAAAAATCTATTATAGAAACTTTTTCGCGTAAAATACCTTTTAAACAAAAAAGAGAGATGTGGTTTTGTAAGCTCGACAACAGCGTTGATGTGGAGCAATACGCATTAACGAAAGAACAATATCAGAAGATTAAAATTATTAGCAGAGACAACCTGGATTTTGAGAAAATAAAGCAGCTTATAGATTTATATCAGTCAATAGAAGAATTTTCAAACGCAGCAAATATTGAGGTGCTTAAACAAGACGTTATGTCAGGTAGCAGCAGGATCTATTATCTCGAAGAAGATGGAATGATTGTTTCATCTGCCAGAACAGGCGCTGAGGTTTCTGATATAGCGATGGTATTAGGCGTTGGCACATTGAAGGGTTATAGGAACAATGGATATGCAACTTTGTGCATAAAGAGGCTTTGCTATGATTTATTAAAAGAAGGCAAATCCTTATGTTTATTTTACGACAATCCTGCTGCAGGTAAAATTTATAAGAAGCTTGGGTTTAAAGAAGTTGGGAAATGGCTTATGATGACAATTTAA
- a CDS encoding ArsR/SmtB family transcription factor, translating to MEEIANLEKYQVIAQKLKAVAHPYRLCIVRGLIVEGECNVSTMQECLKLPQSTVSQHLAKLKAAGIVEGERQGLEICYKVVDEDIKKIIEVLFD from the coding sequence ATGGAAGAAATTGCAAATTTAGAAAAATACCAGGTCATTGCCCAAAAGCTAAAGGCCGTAGCTCATCCTTATAGGTTGTGTATTGTCAGAGGTCTGATTGTGGAAGGCGAATGTAATGTATCCACGATGCAGGAATGTTTAAAGTTACCCCAATCAACGGTTTCGCAGCATCTGGCTAAATTAAAGGCAGCGGGGATTGTAGAGGGTGAACGCCAAGGGCTTGAGATATGCTATAAGGTAGTTGATGAAGACATCAAAAAAATAATTGAGGTTTTATTTGATTGA
- the aroF gene encoding 3-deoxy-7-phosphoheptulonate synthase → MVIVMKPEAEKKDIENILKYIKELGLTPHVIEGQERAVIGVIGDVSVLADKPVISMDGVENVVRISVPYKLASRMLKREDTVVKVDDVEIGGGNFVIMAGPCAVESYEQMIETARAVKKSGAKVLRGGAYKPRTSPYSFQGLEEEGLKILKQVGKEVGMLTISEVVDTQHVEKVAEYVDILQIGSRNMQNFQLLTEVGKAKKPVMLKRGLSSTIEEWLNAAEYIMKEGNYDVILCERGIRTFETYTRNTLDLNAVAAAKNLSHLPVIVDPSHGTGRRELIEPMSKAAVAVGADGLIIEVHPHPERALSDGAQSLTPVEFERVCREVKRILSAMK, encoded by the coding sequence ATGGTTATAGTCATGAAACCTGAAGCGGAGAAAAAGGATATCGAGAATATACTGAAATATATAAAAGAGCTGGGATTGACACCCCATGTCATAGAAGGGCAGGAGCGAGCGGTAATAGGCGTAATAGGTGATGTGAGTGTCCTTGCGGATAAGCCTGTGATAAGCATGGATGGTGTTGAAAATGTAGTGAGGATATCCGTGCCTTATAAGCTGGCAAGCAGGATGCTTAAGCGCGAAGATACTGTTGTGAAAGTAGATGACGTGGAAATCGGTGGCGGAAACTTTGTAATTATGGCAGGACCCTGTGCCGTAGAAAGCTATGAGCAGATGATTGAGACGGCTAGAGCAGTTAAAAAATCAGGAGCGAAGGTCTTGCGAGGTGGGGCTTATAAGCCGAGGACTTCGCCCTATTCCTTTCAAGGCTTGGAAGAAGAAGGTCTGAAAATATTGAAGCAAGTGGGAAAAGAGGTAGGCATGCTTACAATAAGCGAAGTGGTGGATACACAGCACGTGGAAAAGGTTGCTGAATACGTGGATATCCTTCAGATAGGCTCCAGGAATATGCAAAACTTCCAGTTACTAACCGAGGTAGGTAAGGCGAAAAAGCCTGTCATGTTAAAGAGAGGCTTATCTTCTACTATTGAGGAGTGGCTCAATGCAGCTGAGTATATCATGAAAGAGGGAAATTACGATGTGATCCTCTGCGAAAGGGGAATAAGGACCTTTGAGACTTATACCAGGAATACCCTCGATCTCAATGCAGTAGCTGCTGCTAAAAATCTAAGTCATCTTCCAGTGATAGTGGATCCCAGTCACGGCACGGGTAGGAGAGAACTCATAGAACCTATGTCAAAGGCGGCGGTGGCTGTAGGGGCTGATGGCCTGATCATAGAGGTTCATCCTCATCCTGAGAGGGCTTTATCCGATGGCGCTCAATCCCTCACGCCTGTGGAATTTGAGAGAGTATGCCGTGAAGTTAAGCGAATTTTAAGCGCGATGAAATAG
- a CDS encoding IS110 family RNA-guided transposase, translating to MPSTLFVGIDVSSQSNSVFFIDQDGNNLIKKPFSVSNDIPGADSIISEVISHANAIDASCVKIGMEATSHYAWHLHLHLASSPDLAPFNPKFFVMNPAVVSGFKKAYTHLPKTDDFDARVIADCVRFGRVNPTPMPDFKYAALQRLTRFRYHLVQTISSEKSRALNLLYLKFSSYKEDCPFSDVFGSASTSVFDSFTPDEIAVMPMEDLVDFVLSHGNNRLSNPEEIAKTLKSAANRAYRLNPDMCDTVSMTLTMTLENIRFLESQLKKLDKEISKQLNAFRQTLTTIPGIGDVLAAGLVAEIGDVKRFKSECAVAKFAGLVWNKYQSGNFSAEDTSLAKCGNQYLRYYLVEAANCVRIHAKEYADFYCKKYNEVTKHQHKRALVLTARKLVRLVFALLSKGQIYQPGGNG from the coding sequence GTGCCCAGTACTTTATTCGTCGGTATCGACGTCAGCAGTCAATCTAATTCTGTTTTCTTTATTGATCAAGATGGCAATAACCTCATTAAGAAGCCTTTTTCGGTTTCTAATGATATCCCAGGTGCTGATTCTATCATCTCTGAGGTGATCTCCCATGCTAACGCTATTGATGCTTCCTGTGTCAAAATTGGTATGGAAGCTACTTCTCATTATGCATGGCACCTCCATCTTCACCTGGCTTCTTCTCCTGACCTGGCACCTTTTAACCCTAAATTCTTTGTCATGAATCCAGCTGTCGTCAGTGGTTTTAAAAAGGCCTATACCCATTTGCCTAAAACTGACGATTTTGATGCCAGAGTCATTGCTGATTGTGTCAGATTCGGTAGGGTAAACCCTACTCCCATGCCTGACTTTAAATATGCTGCACTACAGCGCCTTACTCGCTTTAGATACCATTTGGTACAGACTATATCCAGTGAAAAGAGCAGAGCTTTGAACCTGCTTTATCTCAAGTTCTCTTCATACAAGGAAGACTGTCCTTTTAGCGACGTCTTTGGCTCAGCATCTACTTCTGTTTTTGATTCTTTTACTCCTGATGAGATCGCTGTTATGCCTATGGAGGATCTTGTTGATTTTGTCTTGAGTCATGGCAACAATAGATTGAGCAATCCCGAGGAAATTGCTAAAACACTTAAATCCGCTGCTAACAGGGCATATCGACTTAATCCTGATATGTGCGATACTGTTAGCATGACTTTGACCATGACTCTTGAAAATATCAGATTTCTTGAATCTCAACTTAAAAAACTGGATAAAGAAATCTCTAAACAGCTTAATGCTTTTCGCCAAACTCTGACTACTATTCCAGGCATCGGCGATGTATTAGCCGCAGGCCTTGTGGCTGAGATTGGCGATGTTAAGCGGTTTAAAAGCGAATGCGCTGTAGCCAAATTTGCAGGCCTCGTGTGGAATAAATACCAATCTGGCAACTTTAGTGCTGAAGACACCTCTTTAGCTAAGTGCGGCAACCAATATTTGAGGTACTATCTTGTAGAAGCAGCCAATTGCGTAAGGATACACGCAAAAGAGTATGCTGATTTTTACTGCAAGAAGTACAATGAGGTTACCAAGCATCAGCATAAGAGAGCCCTCGTCTTAACGGCACGTAAGCTTGTAAGACTGGTCTTTGCCTTGCTGAGCAAAGGCCAAATCTACCAACCGGGAGGTAATGGATAG
- a CDS encoding SDR family oxidoreductase, translating into MSKIAVITGADRGLGFALCKGFLAKGWQVFAGQFMPEWPDLASLAQVHPEKLHIIPLDVSSNQSVKTAAQEVGRIADHVDLIVNNAGIISSKEDLDIREQLDYDDMHRIYDVNALGSLRVVEAFLPLMDKSSLKRLCFVSSEAGSIGACQRKAWYGYCMSKAALNMAVKITFNRLRPEGYTFRIYHPGWMRTYMSGTKNFEADMEPEEAASYAIAYFLSGTEDSDQKAPDEDHLVLTDYSGHQWPW; encoded by the coding sequence ATGAGCAAAATAGCTGTTATAACAGGGGCTGATCGTGGGCTTGGGTTTGCATTGTGCAAAGGTTTTTTAGCAAAGGGATGGCAGGTATTCGCTGGCCAGTTTATGCCTGAATGGCCTGATCTGGCCTCATTAGCCCAGGTACATCCTGAAAAATTACATATCATACCATTAGATGTGTCATCCAATCAATCGGTTAAAACAGCTGCCCAGGAAGTTGGTCGGATTGCTGACCATGTGGACCTTATCGTTAACAATGCAGGCATAATATCTTCAAAAGAAGATCTGGATATAAGGGAACAGTTGGACTACGACGATATGCACCGCATTTATGATGTTAATGCCCTGGGATCATTGCGCGTGGTAGAAGCCTTTTTGCCGCTAATGGATAAGAGCTCACTAAAACGCTTGTGTTTTGTATCTTCAGAAGCCGGTAGTATCGGAGCCTGTCAACGCAAAGCGTGGTACGGCTATTGCATGTCTAAGGCCGCGCTGAACATGGCTGTTAAAATCACCTTTAACAGGCTGAGGCCCGAAGGTTATACTTTCAGGATATATCACCCTGGTTGGATGCGCACATACATGTCCGGAACCAAGAATTTCGAGGCTGATATGGAGCCAGAAGAGGCCGCTTCCTATGCAATAGCATATTTCCTAAGCGGCACTGAGGATTCAGATCAAAAAGCCCCCGATGAAGACCATCTGGTTTTAACAGACTATAGCGGACACCAATGGCCTTGGTGA
- a CDS encoding YmaF family protein: MAKYHVHDYDGITSVAKEHCHGYVRTTDVQTMYALFNHIHYMEGETTFDKRHRHAYRGYTGPAIYTNGGHVHYYYLETSVDKEHFHVMEGHTGLQKSVRKSN, encoded by the coding sequence GTGGCTAAATATCACGTTCACGATTATGACGGTATAACTTCTGTAGCTAAGGAGCATTGCCATGGATACGTAAGAACTACTGATGTACAGACAATGTATGCTTTATTTAATCACATCCACTACATGGAAGGAGAAACTACGTTTGATAAAAGACACAGACACGCTTACAGAGGTTATACAGGACCTGCTATATACACCAATGGTGGTCACGTCCATTATTACTACCTGGAGACCTCGGTTGACAAAGAGCATTTTCACGTGATGGAGGGTCATACTGGTTTGCAGAAAAGCGTCCGAAAGTCAAATTAA
- a CDS encoding DUF503 domain-containing protein: MYVGTIKIYLVANWVHSLKEKRMIIKSLENKARNKFNVSVAEIENQDLHQSIVLGIACVGGDYVYTDNIIEDVLNFIEKSTDAYVSNIEKEIILL; this comes from the coding sequence ATGTACGTTGGAACTATAAAGATTTATCTCGTAGCCAACTGGGTGCATTCTTTAAAAGAAAAAAGGATGATTATAAAAAGCTTAGAAAATAAAGCAAGGAATAAATTTAATGTCTCCGTCGCAGAGATAGAAAATCAGGATCTGCACCAATCAATTGTGCTAGGAATCGCCTGTGTAGGCGGTGATTACGTTTATACCGATAATATAATTGAGGATGTGTTGAACTTTATTGAAAAGAGCACAGATGCTTATGTCAGTAATATAGAAAAAGAAATAATTCTGCTGTAA
- a CDS encoding CoA-disulfide reductase — protein MKVLIVGGVAGGASAAARLRRLDENAQIILFERGQYISYANCGLPYYIGDVIKEKNKLQVQTPEAMAKRFNIDIRTNSEVIKILPQEKAVLVHDLTNDRTYKETYDKLLLSPGAEPIKPNIPGVDSDRVFTLRNIPDTYRMKDFINSQKPKNAVIVGAGFIGLEIAENLHNLGVNVSIVELSDHVIGPMDYDMAAIVHHHLKSKNVGLYLNDGVKALYHYNEYSEVELNSGKRIKTDMIVLAIGVKPEVKLAREAGLAIGSRGGIKVNQYMQTSDPDIYAVGDAIEVKDFINQNDTLIPLAGPANKQGRIAADNIAGRKSEYKGTQGTSVLKVFDLTVAFTGNNERLLNNYGIRFQKCIIHPFSHASYYPGALPMSIKLLFSQDDGKILGAQIVGYEGVDKRIDVIATAIRGGMTVYDLEELELAYAPPYSSAKDPVNMAGFVAANILRGDCDVIHWDALEKRDKDKTFLVDVRTPIEYSLGTIQGAVNIPVDDLRNRLDEIPKDKEIIIFCQVGLRGYIACRILKQHGFEYVKNLSGGYKTYEAATKKIVNDDVVQYDDQMNPEKVDESKLRGLEERGTQVDGERPDGEVQVSLSIDACGLQCPGPIMQTYNAIKSMRPGEVLEIKASDPGFENDIKAWCERTGNQLLDLKWKDKTIVALIKKGAEEKRPVDAESNDHDKAIIVFSGDLDKAIASFIIANGAASMGRKVTMFFTFWGLNVLRKPEKVSLSKDFISRMFGVMMPRGSKKLKLSKMNMGGIGPRLIRYIMRKKNVTSLEDLIQQALRNGVRIVACNMSMDIMGIKKEELIDGVEIGGVASFIGAAEHSDTTLFI, from the coding sequence ATGAAGGTACTGATCGTCGGAGGCGTGGCGGGCGGTGCATCTGCTGCAGCCCGGTTAAGAAGGCTGGATGAAAACGCCCAGATAATCCTGTTTGAAAGAGGTCAATATATATCTTATGCCAATTGTGGCCTTCCTTATTATATCGGCGATGTGATAAAAGAAAAAAACAAGTTACAGGTTCAGACTCCTGAGGCCATGGCTAAAAGGTTTAACATAGATATAAGGACAAACAGTGAGGTAATAAAAATCCTGCCCCAGGAAAAAGCCGTGTTAGTTCACGACCTGACAAACGACAGAACGTATAAAGAAACTTACGATAAGCTTTTGCTGTCGCCGGGAGCCGAGCCTATAAAACCCAACATACCTGGTGTAGACAGCGATAGGGTATTTACGTTGAGAAATATACCTGATACCTACAGGATGAAGGATTTTATCAATAGCCAAAAGCCTAAAAATGCGGTTATTGTAGGTGCTGGATTTATTGGGCTGGAAATAGCTGAAAACCTCCATAATTTAGGAGTTAATGTGAGCATAGTGGAGCTGAGCGATCACGTCATAGGCCCCATGGATTACGATATGGCGGCGATAGTTCATCACCACCTTAAGTCCAAAAACGTGGGGCTGTATTTAAACGACGGGGTAAAGGCCTTGTATCATTACAATGAATACTCAGAAGTGGAGTTAAACAGCGGTAAAAGAATAAAAACCGATATGATTGTACTGGCAATAGGCGTAAAGCCAGAGGTGAAGCTAGCGCGGGAGGCTGGCCTTGCCATTGGAAGCAGAGGTGGCATAAAGGTAAACCAGTATATGCAAACATCAGACCCTGATATATACGCCGTTGGAGATGCCATTGAAGTAAAAGACTTTATAAACCAAAACGATACGCTGATACCCTTGGCAGGTCCTGCTAACAAACAGGGTAGAATAGCTGCTGATAATATAGCAGGTCGAAAGTCGGAGTACAAAGGGACCCAGGGCACATCTGTCTTAAAGGTTTTTGACCTTACCGTGGCATTTACCGGCAATAATGAGCGGCTTTTGAACAATTACGGTATAAGGTTTCAAAAGTGTATCATACACCCCTTTTCCCACGCCAGTTATTACCCGGGGGCGTTGCCCATGTCTATAAAGCTTCTCTTTTCACAAGATGACGGCAAGATACTGGGGGCCCAGATAGTGGGTTATGAGGGCGTGGATAAACGTATAGATGTTATCGCTACTGCCATTCGCGGTGGCATGACGGTATACGATCTTGAGGAATTGGAACTGGCGTATGCTCCTCCATATTCGTCAGCTAAAGATCCTGTGAATATGGCGGGTTTTGTGGCAGCTAATATACTGAGAGGCGATTGCGATGTCATCCATTGGGATGCGTTGGAAAAGAGGGACAAAGATAAAACTTTCCTCGTCGATGTGCGTACGCCTATTGAGTACAGTCTTGGCACTATCCAGGGCGCTGTAAACATACCTGTGGATGATTTAAGGAACAGGCTGGATGAGATTCCGAAGGATAAAGAGATAATCATATTCTGCCAGGTAGGTTTGAGGGGGTATATTGCCTGCAGGATATTGAAGCAGCACGGATTTGAATACGTGAAAAACTTGAGCGGCGGCTATAAGACCTATGAGGCCGCAACTAAGAAGATCGTCAATGATGACGTGGTCCAGTATGATGACCAGATGAACCCCGAAAAGGTCGATGAATCAAAATTAAGAGGTTTAGAAGAAAGAGGTACTCAAGTCGATGGCGAAAGGCCTGATGGCGAAGTACAGGTTTCGCTATCGATAGATGCGTGTGGCCTTCAGTGCCCTGGGCCTATAATGCAGACGTATAATGCTATAAAGTCTATGAGACCAGGTGAGGTCCTTGAAATTAAGGCATCAGATCCCGGTTTTGAAAATGACATAAAGGCATGGTGCGAGAGAACGGGAAATCAGCTTCTGGATTTAAAGTGGAAGGATAAGACCATAGTAGCTCTTATTAAAAAAGGCGCGGAAGAAAAAAGGCCTGTGGATGCTGAATCCAACGATCATGACAAGGCGATAATTGTGTTTAGCGGTGATCTGGACAAGGCCATAGCCTCATTTATAATAGCCAACGGCGCTGCGTCAATGGGGCGCAAGGTAACCATGTTCTTTACTTTCTGGGGACTTAATGTATTGAGAAAACCTGAAAAGGTATCGTTATCCAAGGATTTTATAAGCAGGATGTTCGGCGTGATGATGCCCAGGGGGTCAAAGAAATTAAAGCTCTCTAAGATGAACATGGGCGGGATAGGTCCCAGGCTTATACGCTATATCATGAGAAAAAAGAACGTGACATCCCTGGAGGACTTGATACAGCAAGCATTAAGGAACGGCGTGAGGATTGTGGCATGCAATATGTCCATGGATATCATGGGGATAAAAAAAGAGGAGTTGATCGATGGCGTAGAAATAGGTGGCGTGGCCTCCTTCATCGGTGCTGCCGAGCATTCAGATACTACACTATTTATTTGA
- the pheA gene encoding prephenate dehydratase: MKLSYLGPQGTFTEEACFKYDGESQYEHVEYPTIDTVIASVKEGQTQEGIVPIENSIEGSVNTTLDAMLEQEELFIKSEILLPIRHNLISNCKDISEVKAIISHPQALAQCYKHIKRFLPYAEIISTESTAKAALIASQEKSGVAAIGTLRAAQLYGLKVLMKDMQDYDNNITRFIVVSKNEAFSGDDSKTSIVFSTENKPGSLYALLREFAIRGLNLTKIESRPSKKFLGEYMFFVDVEGHKDEPPLKEAIEGVKAQASYFRVLGSYPKGRL; this comes from the coding sequence ATGAAGCTCTCTTACCTTGGTCCCCAAGGGACGTTTACAGAAGAGGCCTGTTTTAAATACGATGGCGAATCTCAGTACGAACACGTGGAATATCCAACTATTGACACGGTTATCGCCTCGGTTAAGGAGGGGCAAACCCAGGAGGGTATCGTCCCTATAGAAAACTCGATTGAAGGGTCTGTTAACACTACCCTGGATGCGATGCTGGAACAGGAAGAGCTGTTTATAAAAAGCGAAATTCTGTTGCCTATAAGACACAACCTTATTTCCAATTGCAAGGATATAAGCGAAGTAAAAGCAATTATATCCCATCCCCAGGCATTGGCTCAGTGCTACAAACACATCAAGAGGTTTTTACCTTACGCTGAAATCATATCCACTGAAAGCACGGCCAAGGCCGCTCTTATAGCTTCTCAAGAAAAAAGCGGTGTTGCCGCTATCGGAACTTTGAGAGCAGCCCAGCTTTACGGGCTAAAGGTGTTAATGAAGGATATGCAGGATTACGACAACAATATAACGCGGTTTATCGTGGTATCAAAAAATGAGGCCTTTAGCGGAGATGATAGTAAGACTTCGATAGTTTTTTCCACAGAGAACAAACCGGGTAGCCTTTACGCTTTGCTTAGAGAATTTGCTATCAGGGGATTGAATCTGACGAAGATAGAGTCAAGGCCCTCAAAGAAGTTTTTGGGTGAGTATATGTTTTTTGTAGACGTGGAGGGACACAAAGATGAACCGCCGTTGAAAGAGGCTATCGAAGGGGTAAAAGCACAGGCAAGTTATTTCAGGGTTTTGGGATCTTATCCCAAAGGACGGCTGTAA